A window from Telopea speciosissima isolate NSW1024214 ecotype Mountain lineage chromosome 8, Tspe_v1, whole genome shotgun sequence encodes these proteins:
- the LOC122671304 gene encoding pentatricopeptide repeat-containing protein At2g02750, which produces MKGDIRKLVSDGLNREALSVYSQLHSTGFRPDYFTFPFILKACGKLHNASLGCQMHAYVQKSGFLADVYTRTALTDMYMKLHLFEDAIKVSKEMPERNLASLNATISGFSRNGYLGEALRGFKQVCATGLRPNSVTIASVLPACEITEHGLQIHCLAIKLGFEVDVYVATATVTMYSNCKDSVSATRMFCGIPNKNVVSYNTLISGFLQDGLTRLVLNLFNEMRESLGRESSPVTFASVLSACSELSDHRLGRQVHCLSLKYVFGSDVMVGTALLNMYSKFGSWVPAYEIFKELGSSRNLITWNSMISGLMLNDQCDAAVQLFEELGVDGLEPDSATWNSMISGFAQLRKGYEAYTFFNKMQSAGVTPNLKSITSLLVACSTMSALLCGKEIHGYIIRTGVDADEMICTALIDLYMKCGCSSWARNIFDQIESSDDPALWNAMISGYGRNGEIKSALEIFNLMKKEGIQPNLVTFTCVISACSHNGCIDEGFEIFRMMSRDCGLSPTTVHFSGMVDLLGRAGLLKEARDLIQEMPEPPPSVFSSLLGAASFHSDSKLGEEMAVKLSELEPTNPTPYVILSNIYATQGRFADVERVREMMRERGLRKLPGHSLL; this is translated from the coding sequence ATGAAAGGCGATATCAGAAAGCTGGTTTCAGATGGACTCAACAGAGAAGCGCTGTCTGTATACTCTCAACTGCACTCCACTGGGTTTCGCCCTGACTATTTCACCTTTCCTTTTATCCTCAAAGCCTGTGGAAAGCTCCACAATGCTTCCCTCGGTTGCCAGATGCATGCCTACGTCCAGAAGTCTGGTTTCCTGGCCGATGTTTACACTCGCACAGCTCTCACAGATATGTACATGAAGCTTCATCTCTTCGAAGATGCTATCAAGGTGTCCAAAGAAATGCCTGAGAGAAATTTGGCTTCTCTAAACGCGACGATATCCGGATTCTCGCGAAATGGGTATTTGGGAGAAGCTTTGCGGGGCTTCAAACAAGTTTGTGCTACAGGGTTGCGGCCAAATTCAGTCACCATTGCTAGTGTACTACCTGCCTGTGAAATTACAGAGCACGGCTTGCAAATTCATTGCCTTGCGATTAAATTGGGATTTGAGGTGGATGTTTATGTAGCCACTGCAACAGTTACAATGTATTCGAATTGTAAGGACTCTGTCTCTGCTACGAGGATGTTCTGTGGGATTCCAAATAAGAATGTTGTGAGCTACAATACTTTGATCTCAGGTTTCCTGCAGGATGGGTTGACTCGTTTGGTCCTTAATTTGTTTAACGAAATGAGGGAATCCTTGGGCAGGGAATCCAGTCCAGTTACTTTTGCTTCCGTTCTCTCAGCGTGCTCAGAACTTTCAGATCACCGATTAGGTAGGCAGGTCCATTGTCTCTCCTTGAAATATGTGTTTGGTTCTGATGTCATGGTGGGAACGGCACTCCTAAACATGTACTCCAAATTTGGGAGCTGGGTCCCGGCCTATGAGATCTTCAAGGAGCTCGGTAGCAGTAGGAACTTAATAACGTGGAATTCCATGATCTCAGGACTAATGTTGAATGATCAGTGTGATGCTGCCGTTCAGCTTTTTGAAGAGTTAGGAGTTGATGGATTGGAGCCTGATTCAGCCACTTGGAATTCAATGATTAGTGGATTTGCACAGCTACGGAAAGGGTATGAAGCTTATACATTCTTTAATAAAATGCAATCAGCAGGTGTAACCccaaatttaaaatcaattactAGTCTTTTAGTGGCATGTTCAACCATGTCTGCTCTCCTATGTGGAAAGGAGATCCATGGGTACATAATCAGGACTGGTGTAGATGCTGATGAAATGATCTGCACTGCCCTCATTGATTTGTACATGAAATGTGGATGTTCTTCTTGGGCTCGCAATATTTTCGATCAGATTGAAAGTTCTGATGATCCAGCATTATGGAATGCAATGATCTCTGGATATGGGAGGAATGGGGAAATCAAATCTGCACTTGAAATATTCAACCTGATGAAGAAAGAGGGAATACAACCAAATTTGGTTACTTTCACTTGTGTTATATCAGCATGCAGCCACAACGGTTGTATTGACGAGGGATTTGAAATCTTTAGGATGATGAGTAGGGATTGTGGTTTGAGCCCGACCACCGTACACTTTAGTGGCATGGTTGATCTCTTGGGTCGAGCAGGGCTGCTCAAAGAGGCTAGGGACTTGATTCAAGAAATGCCAGAACCTCCTCCTTCAGTTTTTTCCTCTCTGCTTGGTGCTGCTTCTTTTCACTCAGATAGTAAACTTGGTGAAGAAATGGCTGTAAAGCTTTCAGAATTAGAGCCCACAAACCCGACTCCTTACGTTATTCTGTCCAATATATATGCCACACAAGGTAGGTTTGCAGATGTAGAAAGAGTAAGAGAGATGATGAGGGAACGTGGGTTGAGGAAACTTCCAGGTCATAGTTTGTTATGA
- the LOC122671247 gene encoding WRKY transcription factor 72A-like: MDQFESARAEMGKVKEENEILKMTLLKNMKEYQSLQMYLKNMVQQEEAKILADTAPTNQEIDEQEISLSLGRISSEPIKEKSSNSNKFEGSSKTRPETSFEEQKKEEAGETWSPNKILNIMRSEDDDDEVSIQTQMKKVRVCVRARCDTPTMIDGCQWRKYGQKIAKGNPCPRAYYRCTVAPACPVRKRVQRCAEDMSLLITTYEGNHNHPLSVSATAMASTTSAAASMLMSGSTNSESALRISTTNTSSTDLHSLNLSKQFYLPNSSISSSLSFPTINLDLTVPPSSSSSSSSQFNRLNTNFHSTSRYPTSFNFSSLESNALPTSWGNGHLSYGTQSYNKSHIGSLTLGKQPQEHFYQPYLQKNIPTPPQPPMSETIAAAAKAITSDPSFRSVLERILGRI, translated from the exons ATGGATCAGTTTGAATCTGCAAGAGCTGAAATGGGTaaagtgaaagaagaaaatgaaatattgAAGATGACTCTATTGAAAAATATGAAGGAATATCAATCTCTCCAAATGTATCTCAAGAACATGGTTCAGCAAGAAGAAGCCAAGATACTTGCAGATACAGCTCCTACCAATCAAGAAATTGATGAGCAGGAAATTTCACTTAGTCTTGGAAGGATTTCAAGTGAGCCCATAAAGGAGAAGAGCAGCAACTCCAACAAGTTTGAAGGATCTTCTAAAACAAGACCTGAAACTAGCtttgaagaacagaagaaagaggaagCAGGAGAAACATGGTCACCCAATAAAATTCTCAATATTATGAGaagtgaagatgatgatgatgaagtttCAATACAGACCCAAATGAagaaagttagggtttgtgTGAGAGCAAGATGTGATACCCCCACG ATGATTGATGGCTGCCAATGGAGGAAATACGGGCAGAAAATTGCGAAAGGCAATCCATGCCCTAGGGCATACTACAGATGCACAGTTGCTCCTGCATGCCCAGTAAGAAAACGG GTCCAAAGATGTGCAGAGGACATGTCTCTCTTGATCACCACCTACGAAGGAAACCACAATCACCCCttatcagtttcagctacagccATGGCTTCCACCACATCTGCAGCTGCTTCCATGCTCATGTCTGGTTCGACGAACTCTGAATCAGCACTTCGCATATCAACTACCAACACTTCCTCTACTGATCTCCATAGTCTAAACTTATCAAAACAGTTCTACCTACCAAACTCCTCAATCTCATCTTCACTCTCATTCCCAACCATTAATCTTGACCTAACTGTACCACCAtcctcttcatcctcatcatcttccCAATTCAATAGGTTAAATACAAACTTCCATTCCACCTCAAGATACCCAACAAGTTTCAATTTTTCTTCCTTAGAATCCAATGCCCTACCAACATCTTGGGGCAATGGGCACCTGAGCTATGGCACTCAGTCCTACAATAAAAGCCATATTGGATCATTAACTCTTGGAAAGCAACCTCAAGAACATTTCTATCAACCTTATTTGCAAAAGAACATCCCAACTCCTCCACAACCACCCATGTCTGAAACTATTGCGGCCGCAGCCAAGGCCATCACATCGGACCCAAGCTTCAGATCAGTTCTAGAGAgaattttgggtagaatttGA